CGTACCGCTCGCGAAGTGTTTCGAGCGGTCGTTGCTGCTCGTTGTTAGTGTGGGGCTGTGAATCGTGTGTTGCGCTCGAGGACTGTGTCTCGTACCACTGGGCGAGTTGGACGGCCGCCGGCAGGACGAATGCGAATCCGATCACGAACACGATCCAGAAGTTCGACCAGCCGAGAAACAGCAGTCCGAGAGCCAGTCCGACGGTCAACATACTGACGGCGCTGCTGACGACTGCGGTTAGCGGCTGTGTCACTATCCAACATCTTATCGATGAGAAAGAAAAGTTTACCGGGCTGTCAGTACCGTGTAAAGAGCCACCGGTGACACCGAT
Above is a window of Natronorubrum tibetense GA33 DNA encoding:
- a CDS encoding SHOCT domain-containing protein; this translates as MTQPLTAVVSSAVSMLTVGLALGLLFLGWSNFWIVFVIGFAFVLPAAVQLAQWYETQSSSATHDSQPHTNNEQQRPLETLRERYASGEIDEEEFERRVTRLLETESVADAETFLEDAGEGVDERNLESERNS